The stretch of DNA GGGCAGGCGTTTGTAGAGGTTAGCGATTACCGTCTTAACCGGCAAATGATGCTCTATGGTTCAGAGGAACAGTTCAAGCTGGATGCGCAGTTCAAGCTGGAGCAGATGAAGGCGATGGACGCGGTCATTATTATTCTCGGAGAGGACAATGTATCCGAATATGCGGATGTTCCTTCTGCGAAGAGAGATGCATACCGCAAGGCATATAAGTCCGTAGGTGATGAGCGGGGCAAGAAGAAATGGGTGCTCTTTAATGTTCCTACCAAAGCCTACGCTCAGCTGGCCGGGATGAGCACAGAGGCGTATGCGCAATTCTTGTATGACACCTGTACGATGGATTACAGCAAGATGTCCACGGCCATGGATGCGCTTGTGGAGCTGATGAACCGGACAGACCGGGTTCAGATCAAGGCTCCTGGAACAGATTTGTCTTTTTCCATTAAAGATATCCCAGCTGTGAAATGCGCAGGTAAGGTAAATCTGCCGGATGGGGAAGTATTTACGGCTCCCGTGCTGGATTCCGTTCAAGGTGTGATTACCTTCAATACGTCGTCCCTGTATGCAGGGCAGACCTTCCAGAACATCCAGCTGAGGTTTGAGCAGGGGAAGGTGACAGCGTGCAGCAGTGATGACAACAAGAAGCTGACAGAGCTGCTGGATTCCGATGAGGGAGCGAGATTTATCGGGGAATTCGCGATCGGTGTCAATCCTTACATTAACGAAATTATGAATGACGTCGGGTTCGACGAGAAGATTAATGGCAGCATTCATTTTGCGCTGGGAGAGGCCTATGAGGATGCTGACAACGGCAATAAATCGGTCATCCACTGGGACATTGTTCTGATGCTGAAGCCTGAATTCGGCGGGGGCGAGATTTACTTCGACGATGTGCTGATCAGCAAGGACGGGCGATTTGTACATGAAGCCCTTCTAGGGCTTAATCCGGAGAATTTGCTGTAGGATCTTGTGAAGGGCTGAATCACCGGGATATCATCCAAGCCTAGTTCATTAACAAGGGTAAACTTGAGCGGCGAGCCATGTAATCGTCTCAGGTTTACCCCTTATTTTTATCTGAGTAGATTAGAGCTTTGGCCAAAATAGGCGGCTTCTGCCTTCATTCCTTCTGTCAGCCTATTTCTTAGGTGAACAAGCCATTCTGGTTCATGCTCCCACCGCTCGTTCACGGCTCTCCATACCCGTGCATAACCATACAAATTGGCAAACCGGCTGCAGATGGGAAGAAGGCGTTCAAGATGCTCTGGTAGCTCAAACTCGGTGCAATAGCCTTCTAGAAAAAGACTTTTCTTGTGGGCGAAATGTTCTACAGGAATATACTCCTGCAAGCTGTTTAAGGCTCGTTCTACATCCATCGCATACCAATGGTACATTGCGTCATCAAAATCAATGACATGGCAGGTGCCTGAAGCCTCCTCATAGAACACATTATCAGCTTCAAAATCATAGTGGATCAGTCCGTACATATTTGAGCTTGTGGACAATTCTGCAAATTTCTGTCTAAGAAGATGAGCTTCTTTCAGGGCGGTTTCCTCATCTGGATTATGGCCTAGCAGCTCTTCAATCCAATCCAGTACATCCATGCAACTCCACCTCGGGGGATTGACCGGGCTGTATTGGCTGGATAACCGGTGAAGCTTACCCAGTGCTTGGCCGTAGGAGAAGAGTAGGGGGGCATTAAACTCGGTGCGGCTTAGCTGAGTACCGGCCACCCGCTTGAACACGGTTGCATAAAAGGTTCCCCAAGGGGTCTCGGCTTCTACAAGCTCACTACCGCTGCGCGAAGGAACGGCCTCTAAAGCTTCAAATTGGTGGGCGTGCAAATAACGAAGGAATTCAAGCTCAGCCTTGAGATTTGGGCCCAGCTTCTCGGACTTGGGTGCAAAGCGAAGCAGCTGCGGCCTCCCTTCAGAGCGGAAAGGATAGACGGCATTGGACGATATTCTATAGTGCTTAAAGAGCCCTAATGAATCTTCATCGTAGGACCAGTTCTTCAATAACATCTCGGCCAGGTCAGCATTATAGAACAAGTATTTCAGTTTTAACATCGGATAAAGACCTTCTGGTTTGACATATGGATTGCTCCCTTCAAGGCAGATTTGATTCTATCGTACCTGCTGGGAGTCAGATAGACCATGACAAGAACAAGTATAGTTTATTTTTCCGTGGAAATGAGCCCATAACTACTCCGTTTATGGTGGGGACAAAATCCAAACATTTGACTTAGAAACCGGAAAATATGGTGGTATTTTTCCAAAGGCTTGATTTATAGGGATATCTTAGTACAATGGTTTTATGACTACTCAAAAAATAATAAATGATGAACTCAGAGTCAAAATATTTAAGGCGTTAGCCGATGAAACAAGATTGGACATCATACGAGCTCTATACACCAGCAGGAAGGAGATGAATTGTGGAGAAGTAGGAGACATTCGCGATACTACGAAATCGAATACTTCGTATCACTTGCGTGCTTTAAAGGAGGCGAAATTGATCAAGGTACGAAAAGAAGCCCAAGCGAAGTATATGAGCATCGATTTGGAGACATTTCAAACTTACTTACCCGGATTTCTGGATACGTTGTAGAAAGAAATTCTTTTTTTTTTCATTAGTTCAATAATACTTGAACTATAGAACTAACTACAAAGGGTGATTATAGAATGATCAAATTAACTGCTTTATTTTTCCTTATCATGTTTGTTATTGGTACGGATACGTTTTTGATCTCTCCGCTTATCCCCACTCTTCAGGACTTGTTTCATATTCCGACCGAATATTCGGGTTGGATGGTGGGGTCTTATGCTTTAGGTTATGCCATTTTTGCACTAATTGCTGGACCGCTTTCCGATGGTTGGGATCGTAAAAAGGTCATGCTTTCCGGCATGGTCTGCTTTTCGGTTTCAACTATATTATGCGGCTTTGCCACAGGTTTTTGGCCGATGTTCTTCTTCCGTTTTTTAGCCGGAGTCAGTGCAGCTTTTACGGCGCCTCAAGTCTGGGCCTCGATCCCTGCTCTATTTCCAACCTCAAAAATTGCCAAAGTATCGGGAATCGTCATGGCAGGCTTGGCTGCATCCCAAGCGTTCGGCATCCCTATTGGAAGCCTGCTTGCCTCAACCCATTGGTCTTATCCTTTTTTTACGATCGGAGCATGTGCATTACTCGTTGCGGTATTTATCTTCTATGCTTTACCCGAAATGAAGCCGAATCAAGGCCCAAAAACAAAGACTCTGATGTTCAGCAGATACCTTCCCCTATTGAATAGCCGCATGGCGAGAAGGGCTTTCCTCGCTCATTTCTTATTTCAATGTGGATTCTTTGCTGCCTTTTCTTTCATTGGAAAATGGGTGACGGATCGCTTTCACCTTTCCATTGATCAAGCAGGGTACGTGATGTTTTTTCTTGGTCTCGGGAATATCGTCGGGAGCTTCGGCGGTGCCTATGTGATCAAAAAGTTAAACCGTTTCAATACGCTGGTTGTGGGCTTTCTTGTCTCTATCGCATGTTTTATTATTTTGCCTCACTTGCCATCGGTTGCGGTTTTCGAAAGTGTTTACTTTTTCATATTCGTTAATATGGGGATCGCTTTTCCCCTAATATTGGGAATGCTGAATTCATTAAA from Paenibacillus sp. CAA11 encodes:
- a CDS encoding aminopeptidase; the protein is MDKGVDTRLHKLAKTVVHYSASVQSGEKVLIQALDVKDPEILQPFITEIFEAGGQAFVEVSDYRLNRQMMLYGSEEQFKLDAQFKLEQMKAMDAVIIILGEDNVSEYADVPSAKRDAYRKAYKSVGDERGKKKWVLFNVPTKAYAQLAGMSTEAYAQFLYDTCTMDYSKMSTAMDALVELMNRTDRVQIKAPGTDLSFSIKDIPAVKCAGKVNLPDGEVFTAPVLDSVQGVITFNTSSLYAGQTFQNIQLRFEQGKVTACSSDDNKKLTELLDSDEGARFIGEFAIGVNPYINEIMNDVGFDEKINGSIHFALGEAYEDADNGNKSVIHWDIVLMLKPEFGGGEIYFDDVLISKDGRFVHEALLGLNPENLL
- a CDS encoding phosphotransferase enzyme family protein encodes the protein MLKLKYLFYNADLAEMLLKNWSYDEDSLGLFKHYRISSNAVYPFRSEGRPQLLRFAPKSEKLGPNLKAELEFLRYLHAHQFEALEAVPSRSGSELVEAETPWGTFYATVFKRVAGTQLSRTEFNAPLLFSYGQALGKLHRLSSQYSPVNPPRWSCMDVLDWIEELLGHNPDEETALKEAHLLRQKFAELSTSSNMYGLIHYDFEADNVFYEEASGTCHVIDFDDAMYHWYAMDVERALNSLQEYIPVEHFAHKKSLFLEGYCTEFELPEHLERLLPICSRFANLYGYARVWRAVNERWEHEPEWLVHLRNRLTEGMKAEAAYFGQSSNLLR
- a CDS encoding ArsR/SmtB family transcription factor; translation: MTTQKIINDELRVKIFKALADETRLDIIRALYTSRKEMNCGEVGDIRDTTKSNTSYHLRALKEAKLIKVRKEAQAKYMSIDLETFQTYLPGFLDTL
- a CDS encoding MFS transporter; amino-acid sequence: MIKLTALFFLIMFVIGTDTFLISPLIPTLQDLFHIPTEYSGWMVGSYALGYAIFALIAGPLSDGWDRKKVMLSGMVCFSVSTILCGFATGFWPMFFFRFLAGVSAAFTAPQVWASIPALFPTSKIAKVSGIVMAGLAASQAFGIPIGSLLASTHWSYPFFTIGACALLVAVFIFYALPEMKPNQGPKTKTLMFSRYLPLLNSRMARRAFLAHFLFQCGFFAAFSFIGKWVTDRFHLSIDQAGYVMFFLGLGNIVGSFGGAYVIKKLNRFNTLVVGFLVSIACFIILPHLPSVAVFESVYFFIFVNMGIAFPLILGMLNSLNPTIRGTISSLANSIMYAATTLGSWIAGLIYATSNGFSAVGMFAAICFAGSLLSFIFSGILTSHMKTKKEFAS